The sequence below is a genomic window from Actinokineospora baliensis.
GGCCAGTTCGGTGTTGGTTTCGCCGCTGTGCTTGCTGTGACTGACTCCCCGCGCGTGCTGTCGCTCAACGGCGGTGTTGCCTTCTCCGCCGAGGACACTCGCGCTGCTCTTGCCGATCACCCCGATCTAGCCGCTAGAGCCGCTAAGCGTGGCGGGCGTGTTCCCGTCCTGCGCATGGTCTGGCCCGTTGACGCTGAGGTCCCGGCCGGGTTCGCCACCGAGGTGCGCCTACCGCTGCGCGCGGACGTCGATGGCCGCAAGCTGCTGGCCGACTTCGCCGCGCAGGCCGCTGATCTGCTTCTTGCTCTACCCGGCCTGGACCGCATAGAGATCGGTGACGACGCCTGGTGGCGTGTCGACCAGGGATCCCGCGTTGAGGTGCACGGCCCGGACGGTGTCGTGTCCTGGCTCGTGCATCGCGTTGACGGCAGCCTCGCCGACGACTTGGTCGAGCACCTAGGCGTCGAAGCTCGCCAACGGCGGCAGTGGAGTGTCTGCTGGGCCGCGCGCGTCGACTCTGACGGCGTTCCGCTCCCTCTAGGCGACGACGTCCTGCACGCTCCTACGCCGACAGACGAGCGGCTGTCGCTACCGGCCCGCTTGATCGCGACCCTGCCTATAGAGCCGAGCAGGCGCAGGCTGCACTCCAGTGCTGCCGCCGAGGCTGTGCTGGCTGAAGCGGCCCGCGTGTACCCGGAACTGATCCGCCTGGCACCCGAGGAGCACCGGACCGCGTTGGTCCCGCTGGCCGGGTTCCCGCTCTCCGAGGTCGACGAGCGGCTGCGTGAACTGCTGGTCAGCGCCCTGCGCAAGGACACCTGGCTGCCTGCGGCCGAGGGTGACGACCTGGCCCCCGCCCGCACTCAGGTCCTCGACGCCGAGGCCGAGGGCTTGGCGGAGTTGCTGGCCGAGATCGTGCCGAACCTGGGCGCCGGGTGGCTGTCGGCGCAGCGGCACGCGGGCGCGCTGGCCGCGCTGGACGTGCCCCGCCTCGGCCTTGCCGATGTGGTCGAGATGATCACCGGTCGCGCCCGCCCGCCGCAGTGGTGGCACGACCTGTACACGACGCTCGCCCCGGTCGTGGAGACCGACGGGACCGCCCGGCTGGAGCTGGGTGCCCTGCCGGTCCCGCTCGCCGACGGCCGCACGCTGCCCGGTCCGGCCGGGGTCGTGCTGGTCGAGGACGCCGAGCTGTTGGAACTGCTCGCGCACGCCGAGGTCGGGGTGCTGCACGTGGTGCACGCCGAGGCCGCGCACCCGGTGCTGGAGCGGCTCGGCGCGCACCGGGGTGGACCGGTCGACCTGCTCGACGCGGGTGGCCTGCAGGACGCGGTCGAGCGCAGTCTGGACGACGTCGAGTCCGGTGTGGACATCAGCGGTCTCGTGTCGGTCGTGCTGCGGCTGGCCAGGGACGCCGGGGTGCGCACGGGGGAGCGGCCGTGGCTGGGCGCGTTGGCGCTCAAGGATTCCGTGGGGGACTGGCGGCGCGCCGACGAGTTGGCGCTGCCCGGTTCGCCGTTGCTGGATGTGCTCGACGAGGACGCGCCGGTTGGCGTGCTCTCTGCCGAGGTCGCCGCCGAGTGGCCGGACCACGTGCTGGCCGCTGTGGGCGTGTTGGACGCGTTCGCCCTGGTCGCGGATGAGGCCCCGACCGGCCCGGACCACGCGCTCGCCGACGAGGCGGAGTGGTGGGACAGCCGGGTCGAGCCGCCTGCCAGGGTCTTGGCCGTCCGCGACCTCGATCTGGTCACCGACGACGCCTGGCCCCGCGCGCTGGCCCTGCTGGCGGCCGACCCGGACACCTGGCGGGCCCTGCTGGAGCCCGACGGGTACACGGGCTGGTGGATCGCCCGCCACGCCGTCATCGCGGGTGCCGCCCCGTCGGACTGGCGCCTCCCGGACGCTGATGACCTGGAAGGTCTCTACGACATCGTCCCCGACATCGGCGTGGACCTGCGGGTCCTGGCCGCGATCGGTGTGCGCTCCGGCCTGCGGGTCGAGAACGCGGATGACGCGGAAGACCTGCTGATCCGCCTGGGTGACCCGGATCGTGGTCTGCACCCCGGCGCGGTCCTGCGCACCCACGCGGTGCTCGCCGAAGCGGCGGCCGACGAGCTGTTCGACCCGGCCGACGTTCGGCTCCCGGAAACGACGCGGACGTTGGCGGGCACGGTCGCGCCTGACTGCGTCGTGCTGGATGCCCCCTGGTTGTTGACTGTCTTGCCCGAAGACCAGGTTGTGTCCGCGGGGCCTGATTTCGCGCTTGCTGAGCCATTGGCCGAACTGTTGGACCTACCGCTGGCGACAGAGGAAACCGGTGGGGAGATCGTTTCCGCTGCTGAGCCTGTGCCGTGGTCTGAGCTCGGTGCCGTCGCTGCGGCCTGTGAGTTGTTGGACGTGCCGATCCCGTTCGGCAGCCTCTTGGTGCACGACAAGCTGTTGGTGCGCACGCCCACCGGTGACCACAACGTGCCGTGGTGGGTCATCGATGGCGTAGTGCACTGCGAGGACACCCCGGAGGCTTTGGCCCGGGCACTCGCGTGGACTACGGACTGCTGGACGGATCGCCACACGTTCACGGCTCTTATCGAAGAGCCCGCGCACTACCTGACCTAGTCGATGCGCTGCGCGGCCTTAGAGCCGCGCTTACCCGCCTGTCGCTGCCACACCATGATGAGCGCGCCGATGATCCCGAGCCCACCGCCGGACCAGGCCGTCCACATGTAGATGGACCCCCGGTCGACGAACGTCAGCACCACCGCGACGACGAACCAGATCGCCGTGCCGATGTAGACGATCGGCCCCATGGCCAGAAGCGAAGGCGGCAGGGGCGGGGTCTGGCGCTGGGACATGCCCGCAAGGCTAGCGCGCCCCCGCGAACTCCTCCCGAGCCTGCTTGATCAGCCGCTCGAGGGCGCCGAGCGCGTCTTCGTCGACCACGAGCCGCAGGGGCGCGGTCGGGTCGCCGAGCTTGAGGGCCACCTGGTGCGGGTCGAGCCGGTCGACCTCGGCGGTGGGGTTGCGGTCGATCCACACCCAGACCTCCGGGGTGATGCCGCCGTTGTTGACGTAGGTCATGTGAGGTGCCTCCGAGCTGTTGTGGGATAAATGCGGCCTCAGGAAGGGATGATAATGGCCGTTGAGTCGCACAGTAGCGAGCGCGCAGCGCGAGTCGCAATACGCGTTCGGGTGATGGTCGTTGGTCCGTTCGGATCGCTAGGGTGACCGCCATGCCGCCCGAGCAGACCCGACGCAAGCGCATGGTGGGCCGCTACATGGAGGCCCTCCGCAAGCGGCACGACCCGACCCTGATCCCCGAACGAGCCGCCGCCCTGGCGGACACCTCGAGGACGACGATCTCCAGACTGGAGAACGGCCAGCAGCTACCGAACAAGCACCTGTTCGCCGCCCTGTTGACGGTCTACGGCGCCACGGACGAGGAGCGCGCCGAGGCCATGGCCCTCTGGACCCACGCCAGACAGGCCACCTTGGCGATCAAGGATGTCGACGACACGCCCGCGAAGTACATCGCCTTCCGGCGGGACGAAGCCGATGCGGTTGCCGAGTTGACAATCAACTACATCGCGCTGCCCGGTCTGCTGCAGACGAATGCCTACGCCAGGGCGGCATCCAGTGGCGACCCGTTCGACACCATTGACGAGGTTCTTCGCGAACGTCGAGCAGCCGAGCGCGAGAGGCGTCGCCAGCTGCTGGAAATGGACAAGCCCCTGGCCCTGCACGCCATTGTCAGCGAGGCCGTGCTGCGCATGCACGTGGGGGGCCCGGGCATCATGGCGGACCAGCTTCGCCACCTGCTTGTCATGGCCGCCAAGGACAATGTCACCATTCAGGTGATGCCGTTCGCCGCCGGATCGTTCGGGCCGATGAACGGCCCGGTTGTGCTACTCCGCTTCGATGACGACCCGGTTCACTCGCACACGGTGTATCTCGAGTACCCCCTTGGGGGAGAGACAGTCGATCGAAAGGCGACTGTCGCTGTCTTCCTCGAAATTTTCGAGGCAATCTGCGTGCGAGCGATGTCGCCCGAGGATTCGATATCGTTCATGCGTAGCGTGTTGAGCGACCTTGAGGAGATGCTGTGATCTCTGGGATCTGGCGCAAGAGTTCCCGCAGCGGGAACATGAACGCTTGCGTTGAGCTTGCCGTGCGTGTCGAGGTGGTCGGAGTTCGCGACTCCAAGAACCCCGCCGCCAGTGCCCTTGGCTTCAGCCGGGGCGCCTTCGACGCGATGCTCATCGCGATCAAGGCCCGGTAGGGCCGCCATGAACAGCACTGCATGGCGCAAGAGTTCCCGCAGCACGCCCGACAACGCCTGTGTTGAGCTGCGGGTTCAGGTCGAGGCGGTGGGTGTGCGGGACTCCAAGAACCCGGCCGCCGGAGCCCTCGGCTTCGACCGCCCGGCCTTCGGCACCTTCCTCTCCGCCGTCAAAGCCCGCTAGAGCTCCCGCACGTACCGCAACTCCCGCAGCGGCGGCGACTCCCGCTCGTCGTCCATGACCTCGCCGTCCGGTGACCAGCCGCGGTTGGCGTAGAACCTGATCGCGCGCTGGTTGCCGTCGGCGACCCACAGGTACGCCTGCGCGTACCCCAACGTCCGCAGCTCGTCCTGCAGCCGCTCCAGCATCGCCGTGCCCGCGCCGGTGCCCCAGGCGTCCGGGTGCACGTTGATCATGTGCACCTCTCCGGCCGCCACCGGCTGCCTGGGCGGTCCGGCCGAGCCGATCGCCACGATCTGCCGGTCGCGCTCGACCACGAAGTTGCGGACCTCGCCGGGGCTGGTCACGATCGACTCCCAGCGCCGCCCGAAGGTGCGCTCCGAGAGCCCGGCCAACCGGTCGTCGCCCATGATCCCCTGGTAGCCGGCCCGCCAGGCGGCGACGTGCACCCGGCCCATCCCGTGGCCGTCCCCCGGTCGCGCGCGGCGCACCTGCATAGATCAACAGTAGCGCGGGTCCAAGTTCGTCGACCGACGATTGCTTAGTAAGGTATGCTAAACATTATGTCCGAGTCCGAGCGCGCGTTGACCAGCCGGTTGCGGCTGGCGGTGGTGCGGCTCAACCGCAGGCTCCGGGCGCAGCGCACCAACGCCGCGATCACCCTCACCCAGCTGTCCGCCCTGTCCTGCGTGCACAAGTGCGGCCCGCTGACCCCGGGGGAGCTCGCCGCCAAGGAGGGCGTCCAGCCGCCGTCGATGACCAGGGTCATCACGGCGCTGGAGGAGTTGGGGTACGTGACCCGCAGCCCGCACCCGAGCGACGGCAGGCAGGCCATCGTGGCGCTGACCGACGAGGGCCGGGTCTACATCCAGGCGGACATCTCCGCCAGGGAGGCGTGGCTGGACAAGCGACTGGCGGAGCTGACCGACGAGGAACGGACCGTCCTCGCCAGGGCCGCCGAGATCATCGACAGGATGGCGGGGAACCAGAACTAGGATGCCGACGTACGCGGGTGGTACCCGAGAGCAGCTGACCGAACGCACCTCGACGACCCCGCCGCCGCCGTCCCCGCCGGATCCCAAGCCCGGCATGTTCTCCTCGCTGCGGGTGCGCAACTACCGCCTGTTCGCGACCGGGCAGGTCGTGTCCAATGTGGGCACCTGGATGCAGCGGATCGCCCAGGACTGGCTGGTCCTGGTGCTCACCGACAACAACCCGGTCGCCCTCGGCATCGCCGCGGCGCTGCAGTTCCTCCCGACGTTGATCTTCTCGCTGTGGGCCGGGGTGCTGGCCGACCGGCTGGACAAGCGCAAGCTGCTGATCGGCGTCCAAATAGGACTCGCGTTGTGCGCGCTCGTGCTCGGTGTGCTCGACGTGACCGGGATCGTGCAGGTGTGGCACGTCTACGCGCTGTGCTTCGTGCTCGGCGCGTTCGCCGCGGTCGAGGTGCCGGTCCGCCAGTCGTTCGTCGCCGAGATCGTCGGGCGCGACCAGGTGGCCAACGCGGTCGCGATCAACTCGACCAGCTTCAACCTGGCGCGCATCGTCGGCCCGGCCATCGCCGGCGTCATGATCATCCTGATCGGCACCGGCTGGCTGTTCCTCGGCAACGCCGTGTGCACGGTCGCGGTGATCGTCGGCCTGCTGCGGATGGACCCGGCGAAGCTGATCCGCGGCCCCAAGGTCCCGCGCGCCAAGGGCCAACTGCGCGAGGGCCTGCGCTACGTCCGCCGCCGCGCCGACATCCTCACCGTCATGGTCCTGGTGTTCTTCGTCAGCACCTTCGGCATGACCTTCTTCGTCACCCTCGCCGTAGTAGCCGCCACCGTCTTCCACCGCGACGCCGACGGCTACGGCCTCCTGTCCACCACCCTCGCCATCGGCACCCTCGCCGGCTCGGTCCTCGCCGTCCGCCGCAGCTCCCGCGGCCGCCCCCGCACCCGGCTGCTACTGGGTTCGGCGCTCGCCTTCGGCATCCTCGAAGTCGTAGTCGGCCTGATGCCGTCCTACTCGACCTTCGCCATAGCCCTGATCCCGGTGGGCCTGTGCCTCATGACCTTCATGACCACAGCCAACTCCACCGTCCAACTGGCCGTCAGCCCCGAGATGCGAGGCCGCGTAATGGGCCTCTACATGCTCGTCTTCGTAGGCGGCAACCCACTGGGCGCCCCCATGGTCGGCTGGATGGCGGACCAGTGGGGAGCCCGCTCCCCCTTCATCATCGGCGGTGCGGTGGCCGCCCTAACCGCCATCCTCTGCGGTGCAGTGCTCCTGGTGCGCGGCGGCATCAAACGCCCCACCACCGGCTGGAGCCGTCTGCTGCTGCGCAAACCAGGCTTCGAGCGCTAGCCCTCCTCAGCCACCCGCCACTCAACACAGGTGGGCCGGGCCCGCGTAGCGAGAAACTCCGCCAGCGCCTGGTAAGCGACCTCCACCGGCACCTCCGCCCCCGGCGGCACTGAAGTCTCGTCGAGGCCAGCCAGGAAATACGACTTCCAGTCGGCGTTGGTCCCGTTGCGGGGAACCGACCTCTGGTCACCCGCGATCCAGTCCAGCACGCCGGTGTCGCCGTTCACCCCGACTCCCAGTTCGGCGTGTTCGCCCGACACGAAGTCGGTGGAGCCCGTTGCGATCACCCAGAGGCTGGGGATGTCGAAATCCACTTCGCGCAGTGCCGCCACCAGGTCGAAGCCGGGTGGGAGTTGGTCCACGTGCAGCCAACCGTGGCGCAGGAGATCGTCCGTCATCGCGTTGCCTTGCCCTTGTAGGTGCGGGAGAAGGGTTCGCCTCGCGCATCGGTGCCCAGCACGGTGAGGCTGCTGCCCTCGGGGATGAAGTCCGGCAGAACAGAGTGGCACCCTATCCACGCACCCGGCTCGGAGCCGCACGGCGCGTGGTTGATGATGACTCTCGCCTGCCTGCCGCGTGTGCGCACCATGACTGCCACGGCCTTCATCTCGACGTGGTTGGCCACGCGGTCGGCCCGCCTTGCCAGGCCGAGTTGGCGGATCCTTGCCCGCGACTCCGCCGTCCAGTCGTCCTGCGGTGTCGCGGTCAGTTCGCCGAAGGACTGGCCGTCGACCTCGAGGATGGCGACGATCGGCGCGTTGCGGCGGCCTTGACGGACCCGGGGCGGCAAGACGTCCTGGTAGGGCGTCGCTTCTGGCGGGTACCGGTCGCCGTGTCGGTTGGTGACGCCTGGTTGGGGAGTCGACGCCGGTGCAGGCGGATCCGCGCGGGCCAGCACCACGGCGAGCAGGGCCTCGATCTCACCTATCGTCGCCGCCAAGCGCAGCAGGTAGTCGTTGGCGGCGACCACGGCGAGGGCAGGGGCGGTGAAGGTGTTCGTGCCCCACAGCACCTGGTGCACGGTCCGGCGCACATCGTCGAGCTGGGATTGCACGGCCAGCACCGCGAACTTCAGCCGACTGAGCCGTTCGGTCGCGGCCCTGAGCTGCCGATACTTCTCGTCGAGGGGCACGGATCAAGTCGTACACCGTACCCACGACAAGCCGGGAAGACAGGGCTTGCGGGGTCTGAGAGGTTAGGCTAACCTAACTCTCGTCCGCTTCGTGGTGGGAGCGGCAGTCAGTTCGGGAACGGCGAGACCCCCCGCACCAAGCGTCCGGTGCGGGGGGTCTCGCTTTTGTTCGGCGGGAGGCTTGTCGGAGCATCCTGCCGAAGTTCCTCAGCCCTGGGGGGCGGGCGGCCGCAGGCCGTTGACGCCTGCGAGGGCGGCCTCGAACCGGGCGGTGACGTCGGCCCAGTTGACGATGTTCCAGAGCTTGTCGATGTAGTCGACCTTCACGTTCTTGTACTGCAGGTAGTACGCGTGCTCCCAGGTGTCGAACACCAGCAGCGGCGTGGTGGCGATCGACAGGTTCGAGTGGTGGTCCTTGATCTGCTGGGTGATCAGCCGCGAGCCGATCGGGTCCCACGCGAGCACGCCCCAGCCGGAGCCCTGGATGGTGCCGGACACGGCGTTGAGCTGGGCGCGCAGACCGTCGAACGAGCCGAAGTGCTCGTCGATGGCGGCGGCGAGCTCGCCGGTCGGCTTGTCGCCGCCATCCGGGCTGAGGTTCTTCCACCACTGGTTGTGCAGCGTGTGGCCCGCGAGGTTGAAGGCCAGCGTGGTCTCCAGGCCGACGATCGAGCCGAAGTCACCGGCGTCGCGGGCGGCGGCGATCTTCTCCAACGTGTCGTTGGTGCCCTTGACGTACGCGGCGTGGTGCTTGCTGTGGTGGAGTTCGTTGATGTCGCCGATGATCACCGGCGTGAGTTGCCCGTAGTCGTAGTCGAGGTCGGGCAGGACGTACGGAGCCACGTGCTCTCCTCGTGTTGATGCCAGTCAGTTCTAACTGCAACATACTGGCAACTGGACCGGTGCGTTGGACGGGTCCACCCTTCGGTCAGACCTCCCAGGTGTGAACCGGCTCACCCGCCGCGCTCAGTTCGATGTACCGCCGCAGCATCGCCACCAGCGCCGCGTCCCGGTCCAACCCCCGTGACTCCAGGTCGGACACGACCGCCCGCTGCCAGGTCGACCCGGTGCGCCGCGCCACGCACCGCTCCTCGATCACGCCGAGGTACCGCTCGCGCGACTCGTCGGACACCCCGCAGTCGCGCAGGCCCTCGTGCGCCATCGGCAGCAGTACCCGCAGCACCAGTTCGTCCGGCGGCACCCAGCCGATCCCGGGCCAGTACAACTGCGCGTCGAACGCGTGCCGTGCGCCCGCGTGCAGGTTCTCCTCCGCCGCCTGGAACGACATGCGCGTCCACAGTGGACGCTCCTCGGCGGTCAACGCCCTTTGCGCGCCGTAGAAGAAGGCGGCGTTGGCGATCAGGTCGACCACCGTCGGACCCGCTGGCAGCACCCGGTTCTCCACCCGCAGGTGCGGCACGTCGTCGGCGATGTCGTAGACCGGCCGGTTCCAGCGCCAGATGGTTCCGTTGTGCAGCCGCAATTCCGCCAACCGCGGCGCCCGGCCGGAGTCGAGGGCCTCGAACGGGTCCTCGTCGTCGACCTCGGGCAGCAGGCCGGGGAAGTAGCGCACGTTCTCCTCGAACAGGTCGAAGATCGAGGTGATCCACCGCTCGCCGAACCACACCCTCGGCCGCACGCCCTGGTTCTTCAGCTCCTGCGGGCGGGTGTCGGTCGCCTGCAGGAACAACGGGATCCTGGTCTCGTGCCACAACGCCTTGCGCAGCAGGAACGGCGAGTTGGCCGCGATCGCGACCTGCACGCCTGCCAGGCACTGCGCGGCGTTCCAGTTCGCGGCGAACTTCTCCGGCGGCACCTGCAGGTGCAGTTGCGCCGAGGTGCACGCCGACTCGGCCAGGATCGAGTTCTGCAGGCAGCGCAACCGTTCCGCGCGCTGACCGGGCAGCGGGATGCCCTCCATGTGCAACAGCATCTCCTCGCCGCGGATGGCGAAGATCTGGTCGTTGAGCTTCTGGTAGCGCGGGTTCTGCGTCAGCCAGCGGATGTCGAAGTGCTCGCTGCGCAGCGTCGGCAGCGACCCGATCATCACCAGCGTCGCGCCAGCGTCCTGCGCCTTGTGGCCCGCGTGGGCCAGCGAGTGGCGCAGTTCGTGCTCCAGGTCTATGGACTGCTCGTCGCGCAGCGGCCGGGGTCGCACGTTGAGCTCGAGGTTGTGCTGGCCCAGTTCGGTCGTGTAGCACGGGTCATCGATCTTCTCCAGGACCGTGCGGTTGAGCATGGCGGGTGCCAGCGCGTCGTCGACCAGGTTGAGTTCGATCTCCAGGCCCATTCTCGGGTGCTCGTCGGCGAAACCACCCTCGGCCAGCATGCGCTCGAGCGCGTCCAGGCACCGGCGCACCTTCTGGCGGTAGCGTTGCCGGTCTTCTCGGCTGAAAGCGTCGATTTTCACGTCTTGCCCCATGCCGCCCTCCCGTCTGGCCGGATCGGCGTCCGGCGCACGCGCGGGAGGCCAACGTTCGCACAGCCAACCCGGT
It includes:
- a CDS encoding sacsin N-terminal ATP-binding-like domain-containing protein, producing the protein MSTADPFGTAALRAAVLSAWTASPTRFREDANAEEDLYLGGYRDRLLVELAQNAADAADGTGTLRLSLVDGELRAANTGRPLDADGVAALASLRASAKSAAQGVGQFGVGFAAVLAVTDSPRVLSLNGGVAFSAEDTRAALADHPDLAARAAKRGGRVPVLRMVWPVDAEVPAGFATEVRLPLRADVDGRKLLADFAAQAADLLLALPGLDRIEIGDDAWWRVDQGSRVEVHGPDGVVSWLVHRVDGSLADDLVEHLGVEARQRRQWSVCWAARVDSDGVPLPLGDDVLHAPTPTDERLSLPARLIATLPIEPSRRRLHSSAAAEAVLAEAARVYPELIRLAPEEHRTALVPLAGFPLSEVDERLRELLVSALRKDTWLPAAEGDDLAPARTQVLDAEAEGLAELLAEIVPNLGAGWLSAQRHAGALAALDVPRLGLADVVEMITGRARPPQWWHDLYTTLAPVVETDGTARLELGALPVPLADGRTLPGPAGVVLVEDAELLELLAHAEVGVLHVVHAEAAHPVLERLGAHRGGPVDLLDAGGLQDAVERSLDDVESGVDISGLVSVVLRLARDAGVRTGERPWLGALALKDSVGDWRRADELALPGSPLLDVLDEDAPVGVLSAEVAAEWPDHVLAAVGVLDAFALVADEAPTGPDHALADEAEWWDSRVEPPARVLAVRDLDLVTDDAWPRALALLAADPDTWRALLEPDGYTGWWIARHAVIAGAAPSDWRLPDADDLEGLYDIVPDIGVDLRVLAAIGVRSGLRVENADDAEDLLIRLGDPDRGLHPGAVLRTHAVLAEAAADELFDPADVRLPETTRTLAGTVAPDCVVLDAPWLLTVLPEDQVVSAGPDFALAEPLAELLDLPLATEETGGEIVSAAEPVPWSELGAVAAACELLDVPIPFGSLLVHDKLLVRTPTGDHNVPWWVIDGVVHCEDTPEALARALAWTTDCWTDRHTFTALIEEPAHYLT
- a CDS encoding DUF2530 domain-containing protein, whose protein sequence is MSQRQTPPLPPSLLAMGPIVYIGTAIWFVVAVVLTFVDRGSIYMWTAWSGGGLGIIGALIMVWQRQAGKRGSKAAQRID
- a CDS encoding helix-turn-helix domain-containing protein is translated as MPPEQTRRKRMVGRYMEALRKRHDPTLIPERAAALADTSRTTISRLENGQQLPNKHLFAALLTVYGATDEERAEAMALWTHARQATLAIKDVDDTPAKYIAFRRDEADAVAELTINYIALPGLLQTNAYARAASSGDPFDTIDEVLRERRAAERERRRQLLEMDKPLALHAIVSEAVLRMHVGGPGIMADQLRHLLVMAAKDNVTIQVMPFAAGSFGPMNGPVVLLRFDDDPVHSHTVYLEYPLGGETVDRKATVAVFLEIFEAICVRAMSPEDSISFMRSVLSDLEEML
- a CDS encoding DUF397 domain-containing protein, whose product is MISGIWRKSSRSGNMNACVELAVRVEVVGVRDSKNPAASALGFSRGAFDAMLIAIKAR
- a CDS encoding DUF397 domain-containing protein; translation: MNSTAWRKSSRSTPDNACVELRVQVEAVGVRDSKNPAAGALGFDRPAFGTFLSAVKAR
- a CDS encoding GNAT family N-acetyltransferase, which produces MQVRRARPGDGHGMGRVHVAAWRAGYQGIMGDDRLAGLSERTFGRRWESIVTSPGEVRNFVVERDRQIVAIGSAGPPRQPVAAGEVHMINVHPDAWGTGAGTAMLERLQDELRTLGYAQAYLWVADGNQRAIRFYANRGWSPDGEVMDDERESPPLRELRYVREL
- a CDS encoding MarR family winged helix-turn-helix transcriptional regulator, translated to MSESERALTSRLRLAVVRLNRRLRAQRTNAAITLTQLSALSCVHKCGPLTPGELAAKEGVQPPSMTRVITALEELGYVTRSPHPSDGRQAIVALTDEGRVYIQADISAREAWLDKRLAELTDEERTVLARAAEIIDRMAGNQN
- a CDS encoding MFS transporter; translation: MFSSLRVRNYRLFATGQVVSNVGTWMQRIAQDWLVLVLTDNNPVALGIAAALQFLPTLIFSLWAGVLADRLDKRKLLIGVQIGLALCALVLGVLDVTGIVQVWHVYALCFVLGAFAAVEVPVRQSFVAEIVGRDQVANAVAINSTSFNLARIVGPAIAGVMIILIGTGWLFLGNAVCTVAVIVGLLRMDPAKLIRGPKVPRAKGQLREGLRYVRRRADILTVMVLVFFVSTFGMTFFVTLAVVAATVFHRDADGYGLLSTTLAIGTLAGSVLAVRRSSRGRPRTRLLLGSALAFGILEVVVGLMPSYSTFAIALIPVGLCLMTFMTTANSTVQLAVSPEMRGRVMGLYMLVFVGGNPLGAPMVGWMADQWGARSPFIIGGAVAALTAILCGAVLLVRGGIKRPTTGWSRLLLRKPGFER
- a CDS encoding Imm1 family immunity protein, producing MTDDLLRHGWLHVDQLPPGFDLVAALREVDFDIPSLWVIATGSTDFVSGEHAELGVGVNGDTGVLDWIAGDQRSVPRNGTNADWKSYFLAGLDETSVPPGAEVPVEVAYQALAEFLATRARPTCVEWRVAEEG
- a CDS encoding DddA-like double-stranded DNA deaminase toxin, giving the protein MPLDEKYRQLRAATERLSRLKFAVLAVQSQLDDVRRTVHQVLWGTNTFTAPALAVVAANDYLLRLAATIGEIEALLAVVLARADPPAPASTPQPGVTNRHGDRYPPEATPYQDVLPPRVRQGRRNAPIVAILEVDGQSFGELTATPQDDWTAESRARIRQLGLARRADRVANHVEMKAVAVMVRTRGRQARVIINHAPCGSEPGAWIGCHSVLPDFIPEGSSLTVLGTDARGEPFSRTYKGKATR
- a CDS encoding superoxide dismutase, giving the protein MAPYVLPDLDYDYGQLTPVIIGDINELHHSKHHAAYVKGTNDTLEKIAAARDAGDFGSIVGLETTLAFNLAGHTLHNQWWKNLSPDGGDKPTGELAAAIDEHFGSFDGLRAQLNAVSGTIQGSGWGVLAWDPIGSRLITQQIKDHHSNLSIATTPLLVFDTWEHAYYLQYKNVKVDYIDKLWNIVNWADVTARFEAALAGVNGLRPPAPQG
- a CDS encoding glutamate--cysteine ligase — encoded protein: MGQDVKIDAFSREDRQRYRQKVRRCLDALERMLAEGGFADEHPRMGLEIELNLVDDALAPAMLNRTVLEKIDDPCYTTELGQHNLELNVRPRPLRDEQSIDLEHELRHSLAHAGHKAQDAGATLVMIGSLPTLRSEHFDIRWLTQNPRYQKLNDQIFAIRGEEMLLHMEGIPLPGQRAERLRCLQNSILAESACTSAQLHLQVPPEKFAANWNAAQCLAGVQVAIAANSPFLLRKALWHETRIPLFLQATDTRPQELKNQGVRPRVWFGERWITSIFDLFEENVRYFPGLLPEVDDEDPFEALDSGRAPRLAELRLHNGTIWRWNRPVYDIADDVPHLRVENRVLPAGPTVVDLIANAAFFYGAQRALTAEERPLWTRMSFQAAEENLHAGARHAFDAQLYWPGIGWVPPDELVLRVLLPMAHEGLRDCGVSDESRERYLGVIEERCVARRTGSTWQRAVVSDLESRGLDRDAALVAMLRRYIELSAAGEPVHTWEV